A single Xenopus laevis strain J_2021 chromosome 3S, Xenopus_laevis_v10.1, whole genome shotgun sequence DNA region contains:
- the tnfaip8l3.S gene encoding tumor necrosis factor alpha-induced protein 8-like protein 3 isoform X2 — MATKTMANMLIDDTSSEIFDELFKVTKEYVKNKKEAHKVLKDLVKVAVKVGILYRNKQFSLEELEIVENFRKKLNQTCMTAVSFFEVEYTFDKNVLSGLLHECKTLLHELVQRHLTPKSHSRIDRVFNHFADVEFLTALYSLEGNYRPYLKRICEGVNKLLDERVL; from the coding sequence ATGGCAACAAAGACCATGGCCAACATGCTTATTGATGACACAAGCAGTGAAATATTTGATGAGCTCTTTAAAGTAACCAAGgaatatgtaaaaaacaagaaagaGGCCCACAAGGTCCTGAAGGACCTTGTAAAGGTTGCAGTAAAAGTCGGCATTCTGTACAGAAATAAACAGTTCAGTCTGGAAGAACTTGAAATAGTCGAAAACTTCAGGAAAAAACTGAATCAGACCTGCATGACTGCAGTCAGTTTCTTTGAGGTTGAGTACACGTTTGATAAAAATGTGCTTTCCGGACTGTTGCACGAATGTAAAACTCTTCTTCATGAATTGGTGCAGCGCCATCTAACACCAAAATCCCACAGTCGCATCGACAGGGTTTTTAATCATTTTGCTGATGTGGAATTCCTTACTGCCCTCTATAGCCTTGAAGGAAATTACAGGCCGTACCTCAAAAGGATTTGTGAAGGGGTCAATAAATTACTTGATGAAAGGGTTCTTTAA
- the tnfaip8l3.S gene encoding tumor necrosis factor alpha-induced protein 8-like protein 3 isoform X1, producing the protein MDTDSGDLSEGELSPGPEQFSSKSFAVQAQKKILSKMATKTMANMLIDDTSSEIFDELFKVTKEYVKNKKEAHKVLKDLVKVAVKVGILYRNKQFSLEELEIVENFRKKLNQTCMTAVSFFEVEYTFDKNVLSGLLHECKTLLHELVQRHLTPKSHSRIDRVFNHFADVEFLTALYSLEGNYRPYLKRICEGVNKLLDERVL; encoded by the coding sequence GTCCTGAGCAATTTAGCTCAAAGAGCTTTGCTGTTCAAGCCCAGAAGAAGATCCTCAGTAAGATGGCAACAAAGACCATGGCCAACATGCTTATTGATGACACAAGCAGTGAAATATTTGATGAGCTCTTTAAAGTAACCAAGgaatatgtaaaaaacaagaaagaGGCCCACAAGGTCCTGAAGGACCTTGTAAAGGTTGCAGTAAAAGTCGGCATTCTGTACAGAAATAAACAGTTCAGTCTGGAAGAACTTGAAATAGTCGAAAACTTCAGGAAAAAACTGAATCAGACCTGCATGACTGCAGTCAGTTTCTTTGAGGTTGAGTACACGTTTGATAAAAATGTGCTTTCCGGACTGTTGCACGAATGTAAAACTCTTCTTCATGAATTGGTGCAGCGCCATCTAACACCAAAATCCCACAGTCGCATCGACAGGGTTTTTAATCATTTTGCTGATGTGGAATTCCTTACTGCCCTCTATAGCCTTGAAGGAAATTACAGGCCGTACCTCAAAAGGATTTGTGAAGGGGTCAATAAATTACTTGATGAAAGGGTTCTTTAA